Genomic window (Oryza sativa Japonica Group chromosome 3, ASM3414082v1):
TAAAAAGGGGTCCAAGATAAACCGAATCGAACACCGAAGAAAAAAAACCGATATTTAGGTTCGGTCCTTTGATTTtcgttttgtttttatttggcCCACCACAAGTCAATCGCGCCCCTTTCTTCTCCCCAAAGAAGCACAAGAAGAGGAAGAGCTtggcgacgatggcgagcgGCAGCATCGTGAAGAAGGAGGTCGGCGAGAACCACGACGTGCTCCTCTTCGGCGTCAACAACAGCGTCAAGGGCGACCTCGCGCCGCAGCACCCGATCCAGGCCACCGTCCACAAGGTACCCGTCGCTGATtcccctctcctcgccccctcGAAAACCCTAACGCGCTGAATCCGGGTGATTGGTGGTGGGGCTTGCCCGCGCGCAGGAGGCCAAGTTCTGGGCGGATAAGAAGAGGTTCGGGGCGGAAGCCATCTACGGATCCGCTTTCAACATCCGCAAGGATCTCGATGCCCAAATCCTCTCCAAGTAATTTCACTATCCTATCCCCCCATATGATTTCGCTGGGAAAACGATTTGTTCGAGTAAATAATCACTTGCGGTTCATGTTAACATTAGATAACTGTGTCGGTATTACATAGCATATATTGGAATTGTTAGGGTCAATGACAATTTTGGGTGGAATTCCTCACACTCAAATGGCCTTATTGTGGGACGAGATATGTTTCTTTGAATTTGATGATGGCATGTATTCCCCCTGTGTTTGTCTGTTAGATAACCCTCGcagtacataaaaaaaaaacctcgcaTTTACATAATTTTCTGTAGGcttcaattaaaaaataaactcaaggTCTCGAAGGATCAAATTAAATATGTACAAATGAAAAACCCCAAACAACCAGACGTTACGTAATCATTAGCATGCAAATCAAACGGGAAATTAGGGGATTTCGTGGGTTAGGGAAAATAATCTCACCCGATCGCTCGCTGGCTCATTGTTGCTTCTCATGAGACACCAGCCATCGCACTTGCTGTGTTTGTGCGTCTACCCGAGGACAGTACAAGGCAAAGAGACAAACCAACAAACAAGTTAGTTTCAGGTTGCGATAACAGGCATGTTAGCTGCTGTTGTGTCGGGTACTCGGATGTTGTTTATGGGTTGAGCAAGAGAGCAAATAATGGACCAATTATGTCTGAGTATTGGTGTCAAAAGACAAGGTTCTCTGGCGTCACCCATGAGAGAATAGAATAGAGCACTTGGAACAGGCCAAAGCCATTGGTATCATGTGACACCACTGCTATAACGTTGGATCCACCCCTGTTTTGTGTGTCTAGTTGTAAATCCGTTAGCTCTTTGCATTTACTGCAACTATTTTGCTCTTATTGTCGTATGCATCAAGTGTCAGTGATGTTATGTTTAGTGGTCATCAGCGGTATTCTGCTaactgttactccctccattctaaaatttAAGTCACAACCACCTTTAACCTAAAGACCAAAAAACAATAATCACCTCATTGTTTGAATCATCATAATAAATACTAATGCATGCACCCTatagaattagagatcttgagGGTGAAGGATTTAAGAAATAATAATTTAGTGGAGAGGAGGTGCTAGTTAACAGCCTCATCTTTTGGCTTATGCTTATGTTTATAAGCCAAaaattgaattttcaaccttaaatttggaattgattttggggttttttcatcatagtttattttccagcctttgtcttttagatcgctaaaaacacggatataaaaaatttatttgcaaattattttctgtttgcaaatatgccatttcaCTTATTCTGTCAATAAGCAAAACGATGGGGGTCCTAATttcaatgcatgcatgtacaccTTGTATAATGAAACGTGaaaaaaagtagttgtgccgtatattttggaatggaggtagtagtttgCAAGTTATTTCTGAAATTTGTTCTCGTGGCTATGTGCAGTATTTTGAGCACTGTTTTTAAGGTGTTTAATTAGGTCCTGTTTCTTCAAGAGCATTTCCACAAATCAAATATTAGGACTGCTAAGAATGTATTAATGCTTTGAGTATGCTAACATGGATGGAATGTCTGGATTCCTTGGTCTGGTTGAATACACAATCATATCTTGAGGTTGCTCTTGTTTGTCTCTCCGTCTCTCCGATGTAGTAACAACTAACAACTAGCACATCAGCGCAACTGTGCAAATAAGGGAAAAACAGCGTGCGCAACTCATGCCCAGGCTAACATTCAAGATGTTTTGGTTGATGATTTATCTGTTTGCAGGTTCCAAAGGCCCCCTGGTGCATTGCCATCATCTATGCTAGGATACGAGGCGCTGACTGGTTCCTTGGATGATTTCGGGTTTGAAGATTATCTCAACTGTAAGGCTTGTTGTCCTTTGATTTCCTATGAATCTTCTTGCTGGCCTTTCACATTTACGTGCAACTATTTGCTCACCAACTTTTGCTGATTTATTAGCTGCATGTTTGATGCTTATGTTCTTCATTGGAATTATGGAATCCAGTGCTATCAAGTTCTCATTACCTTTATATTAattctagtttttttattttagtagAACAAAACCATGTAGTCTTATGATTCCTTGGGAGTTTAGAAGTTCTTGGGAAACCAAGGGTCATGAAATGATActtgtttttcatttttcatactTCTAGTCGGTACATCTTGATAAAATTTTGCTATTAGGATATACTTGGAGGAATGTATAATAATTATCACAAAGTGGTTATTTTATTCTGTCCTCATGATATGATATATTAACAGCAAATTACATATTTTGCTTTGTCATCCAAGCTTGGTTGGCCTTACTTTGCATGGCAAAACATACATCTCATCACCATTTTCAGTGATGAGATGTATCACCAGAAATACAGCCTCTATAGACTATATATATTTCAGTCCCACTTCTGCCCTgggaacattttttttcttatttacaCTCGCTGAGTGTTCTTCCTGTTGTTGGAAATGTTACTTAGCCTTGtgttaattttctttttacctTGGATCATGTTGCAGTGCCCCAAGATTCTGACAGCTTCCATGCTCCAGACATGCACCACGGAATGGAGGTTCGCCTTGGTTTGTCAAAGGGACCGATTTGCCCTAGTTTCAATTGATTTCACAAAATGTATTTCTCGTCTTGCACTGTTCTCCTCATTCAATATCTATGTCGCTCTTTAGACTGAGATTTCGATGCTTGTTTTGGTTCATAACCACACTTGTGACGAGATTCCTTATCCATCATGTAGACctcacatgtcattgagataaaAGAGTGTGACAAGAGTGTCTCATGCTAGCTAAAGTGTGGCTCCAATTTTGTTAGCCACACATTAGGCAAGTTGGTCAAAACATTGTGTCAACCTTGCATAAATAGAAATACTCAACCAAACAGTCCATTACGCTTATACACTGTCAAATCAAAATGGGACAGTTTCAGACTTTGGCCGTGGCTTCCATCCATCGTCAATGCTTCAAGTGTGGGGACTTCTTCAACAGCCCCATCCATTGTCGTACCATGTGGTTGATCTAATATAAAGGCATTCCGAGTTGAGCTATTTAAACAACCCAActaaaatagtactccctccatctacttttgatagacatatttccaaatctgaaaaatttacttttgataggcatatttcaattcaatcACCTATCCTATTAATGACTTTCTatgatttaatgcgtgactctccattcttccacacaagattggctacatgggcatcgagaaatgtaaatattaatgaatcgtttgtttacgaggaataactagtagcatgtttaaatggatgataaataGAATTATTTTTCCTTGGTCATTGTgacaagataaaatatgactatcaaaagtagatgtaagtagatggagggaataGTATTGGTAAATCTCTCTCTGCGAGTAAAGTTCGGCGgcatgagttcttgctttcttTGGACCCTCGTTGGTACATGCAAATACAGAGCAGCGAGTAATGCAATTCTCGTTCCCTCATTGCATGAACTACGTTCCAAAATCATCTCGATCGGTGCAGGTGTAGGCCTAACCTTTCTGAAAAATCATTTGCGTCTCTGAAATACTCCACTCCAGGCAGCACCCGGCAAATGCTAGTTAGGTCCATCATAGTTTTCACTTGAAAAGAAGCCTGCCGAAGGTTCCAATAATTTGAACAAGCAAACAGAACACTGGAATTGCATGTATGTCTCAAAATCGCAGAGTATTGACTCCTTTTTCGGACACGTTTTATTTGTCAGTTGCGACTGAAAAGGACACATAGAAGAATGGATGTGCTAAAAATGATCGTCCGTCATATGAAAGATACATTTAATGTGAAGAGCACTTGGGGCACATTGAGTTGTTTAGAGATTTTGCATAACACAAGGAAATATTTAGTGGAAATCATCAAATAAATGAAAACCCATGAAAGCCATACTTACATATTCTCTAAATTCAAGAAAAATTTGCTAAAGATAGGTATATGCAAGAAATACATTCATACTAGATCTAGAGGCGATAGTGGAGGCCGCGGGGTGCGGTTGCCAAATCTAGCCCCCTCTCGTTCGGATCCGGCTTGTCCGGCGCTGGAGGCTGACCCTCAAGCCACCACCAGCGGAGAGGTGACGGCGCGGACGTGGAGGTGGCAGAGTGAGGTAGAAAGGGCGCGACGACGCGCCATCGATGGAGGGCATGCCCGCGCGGTGCGATCGGTGGA
Coding sequences:
- the LOC4333335 gene encoding cyclin-B1-2, which produces MASGSIVKKEVGENHDVLLFGVNNSVKGDLAPQHPIQATVHKEAKFWADKKRFGAEAIYGSAFNIRKDLDAQILSKFQRPPGALPSSMLGYEALTGSLDDFGFEDYLNLPQDSDSFHAPDMHHGMEVRLGLSKGPICPSFN